A single genomic interval of Candidatus Bathyarchaeota archaeon harbors:
- the purS gene encoding phosphoribosylformylglycinamidine synthase subunit PurS: MKYAAKIEVSLKPGHSNPEGETTARLLIELGYKVQAVDVSKVYTVFLEAKSSAEAKAKAEEMSKRLLANPTKDNYTISVVEQK; encoded by the coding sequence ATGAAATACGCTGCCAAAATAGAAGTCAGCCTCAAACCCGGACACAGCAACCCGGAAGGCGAAACCACCGCGCGACTCCTAATCGAACTCGGCTACAAAGTCCAAGCAGTAGACGTCAGCAAAGTCTACACCGTCTTCTTAGAAGCAAAATCCTCTGCCGAGGCAAAAGCAAAAGCAGAAGAAATGAGCAAACGCCTCTTAGCTAACCCCACAAAAGACAACTATACAATCAGCGTCGTCGAACAGAAATGA